In Rosa rugosa chromosome 4, drRosRugo1.1, whole genome shotgun sequence, the genomic stretch TCCTGCACCTCTTAGGCATGCTACAGAGTCGAAAATCTGTTGCTATGTATAAGCTTTAAGCTACCTAAAAATAATATGCATCTCATTCAAAATGTATGTTTTTGAGGaaagttcatatattgtttgaGTTTCAAAGCAGACCAGTATcaagaaaataattaattataaaattaaaatctACCCGGCAACTACTTCCTCCTGTTTCCAACACTACTGCACAAGAGATGGGTGTTAGCAGCTCACCTATACAACAACCATTTATACCATCAGCCATCCTCCCTGTCTAACCCACTTTGTGTTCCTCCTACACAGCACCGCCACTGAAAACATGTAATGCAGCAGTTTGGTCCTGCACATTTCGGGCATTTGGGCCGCCAGCAACATTTTATGCAGCTCGGCTTCCAGCAAGAGAAGCATGTCGGCTTCCAGCAAGAGAAGCATGTCGGCTTGCAGCAAGAGAAGCATTTCGGCTTGCAGCAAGAGAAGCATTTCGGCTTGCAGCTAGAGAAGCATTTCGGCTTCCAGCAAGAGAAGCATTTCGGCTTGCAGCAAGAGAAGCATTTCGGCTTGCAGCAAGAGAAGCAGTTCGGCATGCAGCAAGAGGAGCAGTTCGGCATGCAGCAAGAGGAGCAGTTCGGCTTGCAGCAAGAGGAGCAGTTCGGCTTGCAGCAAGAGGAGCAGTTCGGCTTGCAGCAAGAGGAGCAGTTCGGCTTGCAGCAAGAGGAGCATTTCGGCTTGCAGCAAGAGAAGCAGTTCGGCATGCAGCAAGAGGAGCAGTTCGGCTTGCAGCAAGAGGAGCATTTCGGCTTGCAGCAAGAGAAGCAGTTAGGCATGCAGCAAGAGGAGCAGTTCGGCTTGCAGCAAGAGAAGCATTTCGGCTTGCAGCAAGAGGAGCAGTTCGGCATGCAGCAAGAGGAGCAGTTCGGCTTGCAGCAAGAGGAGCATTTCGGCTTGCAGCAAGAGAAGCAGTTCGGCTTGCAGCAAGAGAAGCATTTCGGCTTCCAGCAAGAGAAGCAGTTCGGCTTGCAGCAAGAGGAGCAGTTCGGCTTGCAGCAAGAGGAGCAGTTCGGCTTGCAGCAAGAGGAGCATTTCGGCTTCCAGCATGAGCATTTTACACATTTTGGTATCGAACATTCAAAGCATTTAGGTTGGCAGACTTTAATTCTACAGTAATGGCTTGCACATGATCTCTTGTGCACATGCATGTTCTGTCGGATCTTTTTGAGACGGATTTCTGTGGTTATGTTCTCCATTTCTTGGATAAACCTGCAAAGATGGCGGATGTAATCAGGGTAAAGCTCCAAGTTGCAGTGCCCACCTCCTTTAATCCACAAAGGCTCATACGGATCCCTTGCCATTTTCCAAAGTCCATTGCCATGTAACCAATTCACAATATCATCTTCTGTACCCTGAAAGATAGTTTTTCGATACATTTCAGCTTACAATTATGATAAGGCATAtcaaatgaaattaaaatgATTACAGAAACTACTTAAATAATCATGGAAATATATGTTTAGAAAATAGGAAAATCATTCGAAC encodes the following:
- the LOC133745917 gene encoding uncharacterized protein LOC133745917 translates to MGCMCSTLAAKFAFFPPSPPTYKIHNRENDGKLSVVASASTSTSFPLPHTDDNSLDVLLIDNKRGSKIVAFYLRNPYARLTLLYSHGNAADLGQLYDLFVQLKVALRVNLIGYDYSGYGASTGKPSEENTYADIEAVYECLETEYGVSQEDLILYGQSVGSGPTLHLASKLPRLRGVVLHSAILSGLRVVCHVKFTFCFDIYKNINKIRKVKCPVLVIHGTEDDIVNWLHGNGLWKMARDPYEPLWIKGGGHCNLELYPDYIRHLCRFIQEMENITTEIRLKKIRQNMHVHKRSCASHYCRIKVCQPKCFECSIPKCVKCSCWKPKCSSCCKPNCSSCCKPNCSSCCKPNCFSCWKPKCFSCCKPNCFSCCKPKCSSCCKPNCSSCCMPNCSSCCKPKCFSCCKPNCSSCCMPNCFSCCKPKCSSCCKPNCSSCCMPNCFSCCKPKCSSCCKPNCSSCCKPNCSSCCKPNCSSCCKPNCSSCCMPNCSSCCMPNCFSCCKPKCFSCCKPKCFSCWKPKCFSSCKPKCFSCCKPKCFSCCKPTCFSCWKPTCFSCWKPSCIKCCWRPKCPKCAGPNCCITCFQWRCCVGGTQSGLDREDG